AGTGCCGCTTTAAAAATCTGGAATCTGCTGAGTACAGCATCAGGGTAATGCATACACTGATTTTATTGCACAGTTTACTGTTAGGAGTAGAAAGTTGATCGTCACATTAATGGCTGtgaaaaatacaatattaaatgaaattagCATGGcttaaacatgtatatcttataGATAGCTGATAgtacatataacataaacacatattGTGTAATGGCAATACTTGTTCTGTCATAACATGCTccacaaaaacaacaatttaaagACTACGGTATCAGTTGCAGGTATCCTtctattcatatatataaatagccaAAATCGCCGTGAGAGGACACGATTGGCCTCGAGGCAAAAACAGATCACgtcaaaactgttttttttatcttatcaATGTCCAAAATTTTGACAAAGGCAAATATAATCGGACTGGGTAGACAATCGACCTTTATCCAAACTACGAATCAATGGCCGACAATGCTGTTGGTATACTATTATCCtaaattatattgtttttcatgttcaaaaatattttcattgatgCCAGTGTTAGCGATCTTTCTTTACAGAGAAAAAGGTAAATGTCAGTTTTCGAAAGAATTATTTTGTCTAAGACGTCAACGAGTCCTGATGGGCCTTCAGCTCATCGTAGAAGCAAAACAGTTTGCGTTTCGCGGAGATATTCTTGATCTTGTATACACATTCATACAGGGCAGCGTTTAGGTCTTGCCAGCGCGTGTCTTTGCCTTCCGTGTCAGTTTCAATAAGATTGAGATGATTTGTGCCATAGGCAAATCCGATCTTATGTGTAGGGTCGACGAGAGCTATTTGGCCTCCGAGTCCATTATGCCCAAAGGAAAACTCAGCcttaaattacaaaaaacagTGTATTAGTTAGATTTTGGATAAACTGTATAGTATTTGAGATACGCTAACTGTTGTTtaaaaccaaaatgtttgtaGTAAATACGTCTATTAAAGTATAGAGTCCATTTGAAGACATTTTCATAATGGATGCTTGCTTACATACAAGTGGTAATTAAGTAAACAAAATGTAGAAATCTAGAAATTTAGAAAATCGAAATCGTTTAAAATATAGCATGGTTGATATAAAACCCCTAAAgtgttaatttgatatttttagatGATATGATTTTATTAGCAAGCAGATCCCTACTGAAATTGTAACAATATGTCAATGTATGTTCGATCTACTGTAAATCGGGAAATTTATTCGCTTTACTTATTTTTTGTGAGTTAAGATTTTATAAATCACTTTGAATTAATGGGAATTCGGTTAActgtatttttttatgtatgtgaATTTTACCAGGCTTATATGATAATGGTTTCAACGGCGAATTATATTTAGATCTGGTTCCAGGAGCGAAGGTCATTCAGGTGTCTTCTTAACGgttattatcataaaaaaaatatttatggtATGGCGTCTAGCATGAACAGACAACTCTTGACAATTTGCAATCATGAATTCGAAAAGCTATAGAAGTGACAAATGTATTAATGTTTCATGGTTGGAATATCCCCAGACAGCTATTCTGTAAAGAGAAGAATCAATCATTTGATGCACTTTGCTCTCCGTAATAACTCATGTAAAACACAATTTGCGTGGgagtgagtgtgtatgtgtttgcTTTAAAAGTTTTGTCTTaaattgtatgtgtgttttatttaAGCAGCAAAGACCATTTCCAAAATAGATAAACACAGCAAATATTTTCCGAGTTATGTAGAAGGCAAGCATGATAACATTAAAAAAGTTATTCACCGGCTTGTTTTCATCGGCTGATGGAAATAGCATAGTCCCGAAGCTATACATATATTCCATGTTATAGACCACATCTTTCCCATAGGACTTGAGTTGGAGTTGTCTTCGTATGGCTTCCTCTGATAACAGTCTTTTACCATTGTAAACTCCTCCGTTAGCAAGGATTCCATGAAACTTGGCTAGGGCGGCAACTGTTCCGTGTCCGTTTCCCGAGCCCATAGGGAGTTCCCGGACGTAGGGATTGTTCATTGCCAGCAGACTCTTTGTAACATTTTGGAATCAGTGGCTGTTATTGACTTCGTAGGCATTTACTTTAAATCAGTAGGATCAACATTAAatcaaagttgtttttttttctatttgacaACATTCATAAAGCattaaatatatgaaaataaaataaaataaaatacagataCTATTATCCGAATTACAAAAATACCACTACATGCAAAGTTATGGCAGTTGTGGAATTGCGAGACAATTTATGAGGAAAATACCATAACATAACACGTTCAATGTTCCTGTTGGTGTATATTAATCGTGACAACATATGTTCATATATTTAAAGTTACATGCATATATCTAAATATGGAGTTTTTGGCATTGCT
Above is a window of Pecten maximus chromosome 7, xPecMax1.1, whole genome shotgun sequence DNA encoding:
- the LOC117330536 gene encoding uncharacterized protein LOC117330536 → MAKPFDIEIYIGLPKELFYRAPPVAILENPDIEEIMKGYVGDPAIFQIVCDSFVEYKSLLAMNNPYVRELPMGSGNGHGTVAALAKFHGILANGGVYNGKRLLSEEAIRRQLQLKSYGKDVVYNMEYMYSFGTMLFPSADENKPAEFSFGHNGLGGQIALVDPTHKIGFAYGTNHLNLIETDTEGKDTRWQDLNAALYECVYKIKNISAKRKLFCFYDELKAHQDSLTS